The following proteins are encoded in a genomic region of Drosophila miranda strain MSH22 chromosome 4, D.miranda_PacBio2.1, whole genome shotgun sequence:
- the LOC108162417 gene encoding serine/threonine-protein kinase Tor yields MSTSSVVQNFVNGLKSRNRNVQNKAAQDLFLYVKTELREMSQEELAQFFDEFDHHIFNMVNAADINEKKGGALAMKCLITSDGLTTRKGISPYLNRLRDLLLINDVSVMEIAARSLVKLANMPGSKGADSFDFDIKKAFEMLSGDRQEYRRHAAVFILRELAIALPTYFYQQILTFFEHIFNAIFDPKPAIRESAGEALRAALIVTAQRENTKQSSEPQWYKICYDEASASFNQDVATGKEQKGMTRDDRIHGGLIVFNELFRCANASWERRYTALKTLFPKAHHNKFLEASSHSSMSSQLNTFVPRLKVPFIDKLGSTQMHMEAEHHHNGMAKFASHNVLESAYAHEILQAHYTTICENVLEQRFSKSPYVQQALLQILPRLAAFNREVFVEKYLQICVPHLMQILRGKEKDRTVAYITIGYLAVAVESAIEKYLETIMASVKMALPAKDLASSKRKAPVDPAVFACITLLAHAVRSEIVKDVRDILEQMFSTGLSPALTVCLRELSENVPQLKSGITDGLIGVLSQVLMNKPAAIPYAALPPIAIDGSLIMQMADGATTVLALKTLGTFNFEEQNMLDFVQRCADYFIVHEQQEIRLEAVQTCTRLLKLAVQSAESMENSKTLSDTVSHVIERLLMVAITDMDCNVRIRILRSLDETFDAKLAQPESLNSLFITLHDEIFEIRELAMVTIGRLSSMNPAYVMPKLRTTMIELLTDLKYSGMNRNKEQSARMLDHLVISTPRLISSYMNPILKALVPKLHEPESNPGVILNVLRTIGDLAEVNGGSNEMELWADDLLSILLEMLGDAGSPDKRGVALWTLGQLISATGRVVSPYHKYPVLIDILINFLKTEQRRSIRRETIRVLGLLGAMDPYKHKMNKGLIDSQKDNVLIAYSDGKVDESQDISTAELLVNMGNALDEYYPAVAIAALMRILRDPTLSTRHTSVVQAVTFIFQSLGIKCVPYLAQVLPNLLDNVRTADNNLREFLFQQLAILVAFVKLHIISYMSDIFKLIKEFWTINTPLQSTLINLIEQIAVALGCEFRDYLAELIPQILRVLQHDNSKDRMVTRRLLQALQKFGSTLGYYLPLIIPPIVKLFDSPYVPQQVSLVALETINNLACQLDFTDFSSRIIHPLVRVLDTEPELRDQAMTTLRSLVKQLGKKYLVFVPMVQRILTKHRIVDSEYEKLLSRLQNNSTLADACGSGEFGLRQAKIKYNEPFVTDRNSNNRNLQVSTNVLRTAWQVTRRVSKDDWVEWLKRLSIGLLKESPSHALRACCSLAQEYDTLLRDLFNAAFISCWTELSPEHKHELTQSLIQALQVTDMPEITQTILNLAEFMEHCDRDPIPIETNLLGTRAMACRAYAKALRYKEEEFLLKEEASVFESLILINNKLQQREAAEGLLTTYRNAANELNVQGRWYEKLHNWDQALEHYERNLQTDPSDLEARLGHMRCLEALGDWSELSQVTKHEWEGFGTEARARASPLAAVAAWGLQDWEAMREYVRCIPEDTQDGSYYRAVLAVHHDDFETAQRLIDETRDLLDTELTSMAGESYERAYGAMVCVQMLAELEEVIQYKLIPERREPLKTMWWKRLQGGQRLVEDWRRIIQVHSLVVKPHDDIHTWLKYASLCRKSGSLHLSHKTLVMLLGTDPKLNPDEKLPCNQPQVTFAYTKYMAASNQLQEAYDQLRCFVDKYSTELSCLPPEAVKPQDQRLMARCYLRLATWQNKLQERLCPGAIQGDLECFEKATSYDPNWYKAWHRWAYMNFKVVQAQKTALDKQQASLPPGLNIGIGLSMDSDMLIIQQYAVPAVQGFFRSISLIKGNSLQDTLRLLTLWFDYGNHAEVYDALMSGMKLIEINTWLQVIPQLIARIDTHRQLVGQLIHQLLMDIGKNHPQALVYPLTVASKSASLARRNAAFKILDSMRKHSPTLVEQAVMCSEELIRVAILWHEQWHEGLEEASRLYFGDRNVKGMFEILEPLHAMLERGPQTLKETSFSQAYGRELTEAYEWSQRYKTSAVVMDLDRAWDIYYHVFQKISRQLPQLTSLELPYVSPKLMTCKDLELAVPGSYNPGQELIRISHIKTNLQVITSKQRPRKLCIRGSNGKDYMYLLKGHEDLRQDERVMQLFSLVNTLLLDDPDTFRRNLAIQRYAVIPLSTNSGLIGWVPHCDTLHTLIRDYRDKKKVPLNQEHRTMLNFAPDYDHLTLMQKVEVFEYALGQTQGDDLAKLLWLKSPSSELWFERRNNYTRSLAVMSMVGYILGLGDRHPSNLMLDRMSGKILHIDFGDCFEVAMTREKFPEKIPFRLTRMLIKAMEVTGIEGTYRRTCESVMLVLRRNKDSLMAVLEAFVYDPLLNWRLLDVDKKGNDAAGANGGGAAGRGGSGMQVGNSGDSLSNSVEDSLPMAKSKTYEAQLLLQQGGGLHNNVADETNSKASQVIKRVKCKLTGTDFQTQKSVNEQQQVELLIQQATNNENLCQCYIGWCPFW; encoded by the exons ATGTCGACCTCTTCGGTGGTGCAGAATTTCGTGAACGGTCTAAAGTCCCGCAACCGCAATGTCCAGAACAAAGCCGCCCAAGACCTCTTCCTGTATGTCAAAACGGAGCTGCGGGAAATGTCCCAGGAGGAGCTGGCGCAGTTCTTCGATGAGTTTGATCATCATATATTCAACATGGTGAATGCGGCGGACATCAATGAGAAGAAAGGCGGGGCATTAGCCATGA AGTGCCTTATCACCAGCGATGGTCTGACCACCAGAAAAGGCATCTCCCCGTATCTTAATCGTCTGCGCGATCTGTTGCTTATCAACGACGTGTCCGTCATGGAAATTGCTGCCCGTTCCCTAGTAAAATTGGCCAATATGCCGGGCTCCAAGGGCGCCGACTCTTTCGATTTTGACATCAAAAAGGCCTTTGAGATGCTCAGCGGCGACAGACAAGAG TATCGTCGCCATGCTGCGGTCTTTATCCTACGGGAGCTGGCTATAGCATTGCCCACGTATTTCTACCAGCAAATCCTCACCTTCTTCGAGCACATTTTCAATGCAATTTTCGATCCCAAGCCTGCCATACGCGAGTCCGCTGGCGAGGCCTTGAGGGCCGCCCTCATTGTGACCGCACAGCGGGAGAACACCAAGCAATCGAGTGAGCCGCAATGGTATAAGATCTGCTACGATGAGGCCAGTGCCAGTTTCAACCAGGATGTGGCCACGGGCAAGGAGCAGAAGGGCATGACTCGCGACGATCGCATACATGGCGGCCTTATAGTGTTCAATGAGCTCTTTCGCTGCGCCAATGCCAGCTGGGAGCGACGCTATACGGCGCTGAAAACGCTCTTCCCCAAGGCGCATCACAACAAATTTCTGGAGGCCAGCAGCCACTCGAGCATGAGTTCACAGCTGAACACGTTTGTGCCGCGCCTGAAGGTGCCATTCATTGACAAATTGGGCAGCACTCAGATGCACATGGAGGCCGAGCATCATCACAATGGAATGGCAAAGTTTGCCAGC CATAACGTTTTGGAATCGGCCTATGCTCATGAGATACTGCAGGCGCACTATACCACCATCTGCGAAAATGTGCTGGAGCAACGCTTCTCCAAATCCCCATATGTGCAGCAGGCCCTGCTTCAAATACTGCCCCGTTTGGCGGCCTTTAATCGAGAGGTTTTCGTGGAGAAATACCTGCAGATCTGCGTACCACATTTGATGCAAATACTGCGTGGCAAAGAGAAGGATCGCACTGTGGCCTATATTACCATTGGCTAcctggccgtggccgtggaGAGTGCCATTGAAAAGTATCTGGAGACCATCATGGCCAGTGTAAAGATGGCTCTACCCGCCAAGGATTTGGCCAGTAGCAAGCGCAAGGCCCCCGTCGATCCGGCAGTGTTTGCCTGCATCACTTTGCTGGCGCATGCCGTGCGTTCGGAAATTGTTAAGGATGTGCGGGACATACTAGAGCAAATGTTCTCCACGGGCCTGTCGCCTGCGCTGACCGTCTGCCTACGTGAGCTGTCTGAGAATGTGCCGCAGCTAAAGTCGGGCATCACCGATGGTCTGATTGGGGTGCTCTCGCAGGTTTTAATGAACAAGCCGGCGGCCATTCCATACGCCGCCCTGCCACCCATTGCCATTGATGGCTCTCTGATAATGCAGATGGCTGATGGCGCCACCACAGTGCTGGCCCTCAAGACATTGGGAACGTTTAACTTTGAAGAGCAGAATATGTTGGACTTTGTGCAGCG CTGCGCTGACTACTTCATCGTTCACGAACAGCAGGAGATACGCCTGGAGGCAGTGCAGACGTGCACGCGTCTGCTAAAGCTGGCCGTTCAGTCCGCGGAGAGCATGGAGAACTCCAAGACCCTGAGCGACACCGTTTCCCATGTGATTGAGCGCCTGCTGATGGTGGCCATCACGGACATGGACTGTAATGTGAGGATACGGATTCTACGCTCTCTGGACGAGACCTTCGACGCCAAGCTGGCGCAGCCCGAGTCCCTCAACTCGCTGTTTATCACGCTGCACGATGAGATCTTTGAGATCCGAGAACTGGCAATGGTAACCATTGGACGACTGTCCTCTATGAATCCCGCCTATGTGATGCCCAAGCTGAGGACCACCATGATCGAGCTGCTGACGGATCTAAAGTATTCGGGGATGAACCGCAACAAGGAGCAAAGTGCGAGGATGTTGGACCATCTAGTGATTAGTACGCCCCGTTTGATATCCTCGTACATGAATCCGATACTCAAGGCTCTGGTGCCGAAGTTACACGAGCCGGAATCGAATCCTGGCGTCATCCTAAATGTACTTCGCACCATTGGGGATCTGGCGGAGGTGAACGGTGGCTCCAATGAAATGGAACTGTGGGCCGATGACCTGCTCTCCATTCTGCTGGAAATGCTGGGGGATGCCGGCTCTCCTGATAAGCGGGGCGTGGCCCTGTGGACGCTGGGACAGCTGATCAGTGCCACGGGACGAGTGGTCAGTCCCTACCACAAGTATCCGGTGCTCATCGACATCCTTATAAACTTCCTGAAGACGGAGCAGCGGCGCTCCATACGCCGCGAGACGATCCGCGTGCTGGGCCTCCTGGGGGCCATGGATCCGTACAAGCACAAGATGAACAAGGGTCTGATTGACAGCCAAAAGGACAACGTACTGATCGCCTACTCCGATGGGAAGGTGGACGAGAGCCAGGACATATCGACAGCCGAATTACTCGTGAATATGGGCAATGCCCTGGACGAATACTATCCCGCGGTGGCCATAGCCGCCCTGATGCGGATACTGCGTGATCCCACGCTGAGTACCCGCCACACGAGCGTCGTGCAGGCCGTGACGTTTATCTTCCAGAGCCTCGGGATCAAATGTGTCCCGTATTTGGCTCAAGTGCTGCCCAATCTGCTGGACAATGTACGAACGGCGGACAACAATCTGCGAGAGTTTCTGTTCCAGCAGCTGGCCATTTTGGTGGCCTTCGTGAAGCTGCACATCATCAGCTACATGAGCGACATCTTCAAGCTGATCAAAGAGTTCTGGACCATCAATACGCCCCTGCAGTCCACGCTGATCAATCTGATAGAACAGATTGCCGTGGCCTTGGGCTGCGAGTTTCGGGACTATCTGGCAGAGCTCATACCACAGATACTGCGAGTGCTGCAGCACGACAACTCCAAGGATCGAATGGTCACCAGGAGATTGCTGCAGGCTTTGCAGAAGTTTGGCAGCACTTTGGGCTACTATCTGCCGCTGATTATCCCGCCCATAGTGAAGCTCTTCGATTCGCCGTATGTGCCACAGCAAGTGTCGCTGGTGGCCCTTGAGACGATCAATAATCTGGCCTGCCAGCTGGACTTTACGGACTTCTCCTCGAGGATCATACACCCTTTGGTGCGAGTGTTGGACACAGAGCCAGAGCTGCGCGACCAGGCCATGACCACACTCCGTTCTCTGGTCAAGCAGCTGGGCAAAAAGTATCTCGTGTTCGTGCCCATGGTGCAGCGCATCCTCACGAAGCATCGCATTGTGGATAGCGAGTACGAAAAGCTGTTGAGTCGCCTGCAGAACAACAGCACTCTAGCGGATGCCTGCGGCTCAGGGGAGTTCGGTTTGCGGCAGGCCAAGATCAAGTACAACGAGCCCTTTGTCACGGACAGGAACAGCAACAATCGGAATCTGCAGGTCTCGACGAATGTCCTACGCACTGCCTGGCAGGTCACACGTCGTGTTTCGAAGGATGATTGGGTCGAGTGGCTGAAACGGCTGTCCATTGGCCTGCTCAAGGAATCCCCCTCTCATGCGCTGCGTGCCTGCTGCTCTCTGGCCCAGGAGTACGATACGCTGCTGAGGGACTTGTTCAATGCCGCCTTCATCTCCTGCTGGACGGAACTGTCGCCGGAGCACAAGCACGAGCTGACGCAGTCGCTGATCCAGGCCCTGCAGGTCACCGATATGCCAGAGATCACCCAAACAATCCTTAATCTGGCCGAGTTTATGGAGCACTGCGACCGGGATCCCATACCCATTGAGACGAATCTTTTGGGCACCCGAGCCATGGCCTGTCGCGCCTATGCCAAAGCCCTGCGCTACAAGGAGGAGGAGTTCCTGCTAAAAGAAGAGGCGTCGGTCTTTGAGTCGCTGATCCTCATCAACAACAAGCTGCAGCAAAGAGAGGCGGCCGAGGGTCTTCTGACGACATACCGGAATGCGGCCAACGAGCTGAATGTCCAGGGACGCTGGTACGAGAAGCTCCACAACTGGGATCAGGCCTTGGAGCACTACGAACGCAATTTACAGACGGATCCATCGGACCTGGAGGCGCGTCTGGGGCACATGCGCTGCTTGGAGGCCCTCGGCGACTGGTCGGAGCTGAGTCAGGTGACCAAACACGAGTGGGAGGGCTTCGGCACAGAGGCCAGGGCACGGGCCAGCCCTCTGGCTGCAGTGGCCGCATGGGGTCTGCAGGACTGGGAGGCCATGCGGGAGTATGTGCGCTGTATACCCGAGGATACGCAGGATGGGAGCTACTATCGGGCTGTCCTGGCCGTACACCACGATGACTTTGAGACGGCCCAAAGGTTGATTGACGAGACCAGGGATCTGCTGGACACAGAACTGACCTCCATGGCGGGAGAATCCTACGAGCGAGCTTACGGTGCCATGGTCTGCGTGCAAATGCTGGCGGAACTCGAAGAAGTCATCCAGTACAAGCTGATCCCCGAGCgaagggaacccctgaagaccATGTGGTGGAAGCGACTTCAGGGAGGACAGCGGCTTGTGGAGGATTGGCGCCGCATCATTCAGGTGCATTCGCTGGTGGTGAAGCCCCACGACGACATCCACACGTGGCTGAAGTACGCCAGTCTCTGCCGGAAGAGCGGTTCCCTGCATCTCTCCCACAAGACGCTGGTGATGCTGCTCGGCACGGATCCCAAGCTAAATCCGGACGAAAAGCTTCCCTGCAACCAGCCGCAGGTCACCTTTGCATATACCAAATACATGGCCGCATCGAATCAACTGCAGGAGGCATACGACCAGCTTCGGTGTTTTGTCGATAAGTACAGCACGGAGCTGAGCTGCCTGCCGCCGGAGGCTGTGAAGCCCCAGGATCAGCGATTGATGGCCAGGTGCTACCTGCGGCTGGCCACCTGGCAGAACAAACTCCAGGAGCGTCTGTGTCCGGGGGCCATTCAGGGTGATCTGGAGTGCTTTGAGAAGGCCACCAGCTACGACCCGAACTGGTACAAGGCCTGGCACCGGTGGGCCTACATGAACTTCAAGGTGGTGCAAGCCCAGAAGACGGCGCTGGACAAGCAGCAGGCATCGCTGCCGCCGGGACTGAACATCGGCATTGGCCTGAGCATGGACAGCGACATGTTGATCATCCAGCAGTATGCAGTGCCCGCGGTGCAGGGCTTCTTCCGTTCGATCAGCCTGATCAAGGGGAACTCCCTACAGGACACGCTGCGACTGCTGACACTCTGGTTTGACTATGGCAACCATGCGGAGGTGTACGACGCCCTGATGTCGGGCATGAAGCTGATCGAGATCAACACCTGGCTGCAGGTGATACCCCAACTGATTGCACGCATCGATACGCATCGGCAGTTGGTAGGCCAATTGATCCACCAGCTGCTCATGGACATTGGCAAGAATCATCCGCAGGCCCTGGTCTATCCGCTGACGGTAGCCTCCAAATCCGCTTCGCTGGCACGCAGGAATGCCGCCTTTAAGATCTTGGACTCAATGCGGAAACACTCGCCCACGCTCGTGGAGCAGGCGGTGATGTGCAGCGAGGAGCTCATCCGCGTGGCCATCCTCTGGCACGAGCAGTGGCACGAGGGTCTGGAAGAGGCCTCCCGCCTGTACTTCGGGGATCGCAATGTAAAGGGGATGTTTGAGATCCTAGAGCCGCTGCACGCCATGCTGGAGCGTGGCCCGCAGACACTTAAGGAGACCTCCTTCTCGCAGGCCTACGGCCGGGAGCTGACGGAAGCGTATGAGTGGTCGCAGCGCTACAAGACCTCGGCGGTGGTGATGGATTTGGACCGTGCCTGGGACATTTACTATCATGTGTTCCAGAAGATCTCACGCCAACTGCCGCAGTTGACGTCGCTGGAGCTTCCGTATGTCTCGCCCAAGCTGATGACCTGCAAGGACCTAGAGCTGGCTGTCCCTGGATCCTACAACCCTGGCCAGGAGTTGATACGTATCAGCCACATCAAGACGAACCTGCAGGTGATCACGTCCAAGCAGCGGCCGCGCAAGCTCTGCATTCGCGGATCCAACGGCAAGGACTACATGTACCTGCTGAAGGGCCACGAGGATCTGCGGCAGGATGAGCGTGTAATGCAGCTATTCTCGCTGGTCAACACCCTCTTGCTGGACGACCCGGACACGTTCCGTAGGAATTTGGCCATTCAGCGATACGCTGTGATCCCGCTGAGCACCAATTCGGGTCTGATCGGCTGGGTGCCGCACTGTGATACGCTCCACACGCTGATACGCGACTATCGGGACAAGAAGAAGGTGCCGCTCAACCAGGAGCACCGCACCATGCTGAACTTTGCCCCGGACTACGACCACCTGACGCTCATGCAGAAGGTGGAGGTGTTTGAGTACGCCTTAGGGCAGACGCAGGGCGACGATCTGGCGAAGCTGCTGTGGCTCAAGTCCCCCTCCTCGGAGCTGTGGTTCGAGCGGCGCAACAACTATACCCGATCCCTGGCCGTCATGTCGATGGTGGGTTATATCCTGGGCCTGGGCGATCGCCATCCCTCCAACCTCATGCTGGATCGCATGAGCGGCAAGATTCTGCACATTGACTTTGGTGATTGCTTCGAGGTGGCCATGACGCGGGAGAAGTTCCCCGAGAAGATACCCTTCCGACTCACGCGGATGTTGATCAAGGCCATGGAGGTGACGGGCATCGAGGGCACGTACCGACGCACCTGCGAGAGCGTGATGCTGGTGCTGCGACGCAACAAGGACTCGCTGATGGCCGTGCTGGAGGCGTTTGTGTACGATCCGCTGCTCAATTGGCGACTCCTCGATGTCGACAAGAAGGGTAACGATGCGGCGGGCGCCAATGGCGGCGGTGCCGCCGGTCGTGGCGGCTCTGGCATGCAGGTGGGCAATAGCGGCGATAGTTTAAGCAACTCTGTGGAGGATTCCCTGCCCATGGCCAAGTCGAAGACGTACGAggcgcagctgctgctgcagcaagGTGGTGGCCTGCACAACAACGTGGCCGACGAGACGAACAGCAAGGCCAGTCAGGTGATCAAGCGGGTCAAGTGCAAGCTAACGGGCACAGATTTCCAAACGCAGAAGAGCGTcaacgagcagcagcaggtggaGCTGCTCATCCAGCAGGCGACCAACAACGAGAACCTCTGCCAGTGCTACATTGGCTGGTGTCCGTTCTGgtaa
- the LOC108162418 gene encoding ubiquitin conjugation factor E4 B, whose amino-acid sequence MPEEEPRQKPMEEEEDDEEPQPLPLVQEQPPLLPKQEQHPEDQPPEEQAQTPPIPVTLSAEEMRERRLRTLAARSIIQTPLAAATTAPSPEKASRKQTNVSGDSRLVREATHSDSESSTWPDLSSKTDMDVEMTSVVPIQDVEMAPALSLPNEAATKRTVRPQSATVDTPSSTKQHSTVTHERESSNKQPVSSSDGGSSPKSVDEQNEQLLSRLLNCTWNEFGSGSIICAQTASFVEQHPSKRFDFDFIVSNVLMETALKIYNDELGEGSACLVDDMEFSTPKKIKSDDTEVQEIMANAVASTSTIEEAATSSQSEATASSDASSCLAPSVLNIATTTKHSVILYLMKCYENYQSECAIKTAASQPALHLAFENIMRMTVLVLTDRIHQNLNWRLDQSALLELMYMEKVSESFLVDIVAHTHEDLDAFDTIFGQVLRGLFTGMQRNICTAKINLLQIEWLAKLVVIKVGAVRPLADLVARQPNFIPPICTKISGREIVKCSFLGPFLSVSLFAEENVKFAETTKNKVEDALASRLRWGLHEMRTHLHGIFHSLCVNASSRPKTLEYIGNILRRNDRRVQFASDEKLLARDGFVINLMSILQHLSVKIKLERIEPNYHYMRNSQVSIEHDTKIRYNEEEYKSFLGREFSEPVKEVNFQTQCWFLTLQAHHLGYMPAIQRYRQKMRAIKELQKLIDELDRTKQHWVNSRYASRNNQFKERWEKQLRKLNRSKNCSEITLLDPALLQRCTEFYSTVCEFMLYQFEGRAIGGPFISKLPVQTLKATDAFSALPEWYIDDIAEFILFTMQHANVDIRQSIDHSIITWLLTCVCASHLIKNPYVTAKLVEVMFVFSLKPANSVNTAMWNHQLAQNALVSALMRFFVDVETTGQSTEFYDKFTIRYHISHLFKSMWENPIHRQAVICESRVGNQFVKFVNMLMNDTTFLLDECLENLKRIHQTQQLLSDKQSLAKMTADQQQSRLTQLATDERQCRSYLTLARETVDLFHYLTSDIKEPFMRAELVDRLSSMLNFNLKQLAGPKCNDLKVKNPAKYGWEPRSLLAQIFDIYLHLDCDRFAEALAADERSFDVHICNEAASRIKRLALRSAVEVERFKALTQRAHEIYVTNQQTEDECADAPDEFKDPLMDTLMSDPVVLPSGTVMDRAIITRHLLNSCTDPFNRQPLTEDMLVANLELKHRIEAWRKEQRGKRNNR is encoded by the exons ATGCCGGAAGAAGAACCGCGCCAGAAGCCCatggaggaagaggaggacgATGAAGAACCGCAGCCGCTGCCGCTGGTGCAGGAACAGCCGCCCTTGCTGCCCAAACAAGAGCAGCATCCAGAAGATCAGCCGCCAGAAGAGCAGGCACAAACACCCCCAATACCTGTAACGCTATCAGCAGAGGAG ATGCGCGAACGTCGTCTACGCACTTTGGCCGCCAGAAGTATCATACAAACTCCTTTGGCCGCTGCCACCACAGCTCCCAGCCCAGAGAAGGCATCACGGAAGCAGACAAACGTCTCTGGCGATTCTCGCCTGGTGCGCGAGGCCACGCACAGCGACAGTGAGTCATCCACCTGGCCGGATCTGAGCAGCAAAACAGACATGGATGTGGAAATGACGTCCGTAGTGCCCATACAGGATGTGGAAATGGCGCCAGCTCTCAGTCTGCCCAACGAGGCGGCCACTAAGCGCACTGTGAGACCACAATCGGCCACAGTCGATACCCCAAGCAGCACCAAGCAGCACTCTACAGTGACTCACGAACGGGAATCGTCCAACAAGCAGCCGGTATCATCATCAGACGGTGGCTCCTCGCCAAAGAGCGTGGATGAGCAGAACGAGCAGCTGCTGTCGCGCTTGCTAAATTGCACATGGAATGAGTTTGGCAGCGGCTCCATTATATGCGCCCAAACGGCCAGCTTCGTGGAGCAGCATCCCAGCAAACGGTTCGACTTTGATTTCATTGTCTCGAATGTCCTCATGGAGACGGCCCTCAAGATCTACAACGATGAGCTGGGCGAGGGCAGTGCCTGCCTTGTGGATGATATGGAATTCTCAACGCCCAAAAAGATCAAATCGGACGATACAGAGGTCCAAGAGATCATGGCCAATGCGGTGGCCTCGACATCGACCATTGAGGAGGCGGCCACCTCCAGCCAAAGCGAGGCCACGGCCAGCAGCGACGCCAGCTCCTGTCTGGCCCCTTCGGTGCTGAACATTGCGACCACCACCAAGCACAGTGTGATCCTCTATCTGATGAAGTGCTATGAGAACTATCAGTCAGAGTGTGCCATTAAGACGGCGGCCAGCCAGCCGGCCCTCCACTTGGCCTTTGAGAACATTATGCGCATGACGGTGCTGGTGCTGACGGATCGCATCCATCAGAATCTCAACTGGCGGTTGGATCAGTCGGCGCTTCTAGAGCTCATGTATATGGAGAAGGTGAGCGAGTCCTTCCTGGTCGACATTGTGGCCCACACACACGAGGATCTGGACGCGTTTGACACCATCTTTGGCCAGGTGCTGCGTGGCCTCTTCACTGGCATGCAGCGCAACATTTGCACAGCCAAAATCAATCTATTGCAAATCGAATGGCTGGCCAAGCTGGTGGTCATCAAGGTGGGGGCAGTGCGACCTCTGGCCGATCTCGTGGCCCGTCAGCCCAACTTTATTCCACCGATTTGCACAAAGATCTCGGGCCGGGAGATTGTCAAATGCAGTTTCCTGGGGCCCTTTCTGTCCGTCTCGCTGTTTGCCGAGGAGAATGTCAAGTTTGCGGAGACCACCAAGAACAAGGTGGAGGATGCGCTGGCCTCGCGACTTCGTTGG GGCCTTCATGAGATGCGCACCCACTTGCATGGCATCTTCCATTCGCTGTGCGTGAACGCCAGCAGCCGTCCAAAGACCCTCGAGTACATTGGCAACATCCTGCGGCGTAACGATCGTCGTGTGCAGTTTGCCAGCGATGAGAAGCTCCTCGCTAGAGATGGTTTTGTCATTAATTTGATGAGCATCCTGCAGCATCTGTCTGTGAAGATCAAACTGGAGCGGATTGAGCCCAACTATCACTACATGAGGAACTCGCAGGTTAGCATCGAACACGACACAAAGATACGCTACAACGAGGAGGAGTACAAGAGTTTCCTCGGCCGCGAATTCAGCGAGCCCGTCAAGGAGGTAAATTTCCAGACGCAGTGCTGGTTTCTCACTCTCCAGGCCCACCATTTGGGCTATATGCCCGCCATCCAGCGCTACCGCCAGAAGATGCGAGCCATCAAGGAGCTGCAGAAGCTGATCGACGAGCTGGACCGCACCAAGCAGCATTGGGTCAACTCTCGGTATGCCTCGCGCAATAATCAGTTCAAGGAGCGATGGGAGAAGCAGCTACGCAAGCTAAATCG CTCGAAGAACTGCAGCGAAATTACGCTACTAGATCCAGCCCTGCTTCAGCGCTGCACAGAATTCTATTCGACGGTGTGCGAGTTTATGCTCTACCAGTTCGAGGGTCGCGCCATTGGGGGCCCGTTCATATCCAAGCTGCCAGTGCAAACGCTGAAGGCAACCGACGCATTTTCCGCACTGCCCGAGTGGTACATCGATGACATTGCCGAGTTCATTTTGTTTACCATGCAGCATGCCAATGTGGACATACGCCAGAGCATCGATCATTCGATCATCACATGGCTGCTGACCTGCGTTTGTGCCTCGCATCTCATCAAGAATCCGTACGTGACTGCCAAGCTGGTCGAGGTGATGTTTGTGTTCTCTTTGAAGCCAGCTAACTCTGTGAATACAGCG ATGTGGAACCATCAGCTGGCACAGAACGCCCTGGTCAGCGCTCTAATGAGATTCTTTGTGGATGTAGAGACAACGGGTCAAAGCACTGAGTTTTACGATAAGTTTACCATAAG ATATCATATTAGCCATCTGTTCAAATCAATGTGGGAGAATCCCATCCACCGCCAGGCCGTCATCTGCGAATCGCGGGTGGGCAATCAGTTCGTTAAATTCGTCAATATGCTAATGAACGACACAACGTTCCTGCTGGACGAGTGTCTCGAGAATCTGAAGCGCATCCACCAGACCCAGCAGCTGTTGTCGGACAAGCAGAGCCTCGCCAAAATGACCGCCGATCAGCAACAGAGTCGCCTCACCCAGCTGGCCACCGATGAGCGGCAATGTCGCTCCTATTTAACGCTCGCACGCGAGACAGTCGATCTGTTTCACTATCTGACA AGCGACATCAAGGAGCCTTTCATGCGCGCCGAGCTCGTGGATCGTCTCAGCTCAATGTTGAATTTCAATCTGAAACAGTTAGCGGGTCCCAAATGCAACGATCTGAAGGTAAAGAATCCGGCAAAGTACGGCTGGGAGCCGCGCAGTTTGCTGGCCCAAATCTTCGACATATATCTCCATCTGGACTGTGATAGATTCGCCGAGGCACTGGCCGCCGACGAGCGCTCCTTCGATGTGCACATATGCAATGAGGCGGCGTCACGAATCAAGCGCCTGGCGCTACGCTCAGCCGTTGAGGTGGAGCGCTTCAAGGCGCTCACACAGCGAGCTCACGAAATCTACG TAACCAACCAACAGACTGAAGATGAATGCGCTGATGCCCCCGACGAGTTCAAGGATCCGCTGATGGATACCTTGATGTCGGATCCCGTGGTGCTGCCGTCGGGCACTGTCATGGACCGGGCCATCATCACACGCCATCTATTAAATAGCTGCACGGATCCGTTCAATCGACAGCCGCTCACCGAGGATATGCTGGTGGCCAACTTAGAACTGAAGCACCGCATCGAGGCCTGGCGCAAGGAGCAGCGGGGCAAGAGGAACAATAGATAA